In one window of Festucalex cinctus isolate MCC-2025b chromosome 14, RoL_Fcin_1.0, whole genome shotgun sequence DNA:
- the LOC144001813 gene encoding uncharacterized protein LOC144001813 isoform X1 translates to MLVLAYIVDNKELFQQRTFPSTKSYKNMDKSPSKFSSDKDPLIISIRKDCQLFSYACIDHAFSRNDLYQRSLDLHSQMMNQLVHVTRVNRALEKQMDFKTKRVKELETALDIKDACDAFVRDDVSNAATQTEEATEDMHEDDDHNITGQVNPPEVLARRSKRPKTNSSMEVTLS, encoded by the exons atgcttgtacttgcatatatagtagacaacaaagagctctttcaacaaagaacatttccatctacaaagtcatacaag aacatggacAAATCACCGAGCAAATTCTCttctgataaagaccctctaatcatctccatacgcaaagattgccaacttttttcc tatgcatgcattgatcatgctttcagtcgcaacgacttataccagcgcagccttgatcttcattcccaaatgatgaaccaactagtccatgtgactcgagtcaatcgagcacttgaaaaacagatggacttcaaaaccaagcgtGTGAAAGAACTcgagactgcattggatataaaggatgcatgtgatgcatttgtccgtgatg atgtatcaaatgctgccacacagacagaagaagccactgaggacatgcacgaagacgatgatcacaatataacaggacaggttaacccccctgaagttttagcccgcaggtcaaagcgtcctaaaactaattcatccatggaggttacattatcctaa
- the LOC144001813 gene encoding uncharacterized protein LOC144001813 isoform X2 yields the protein MNMDKSPSKFSSDKDPLIISIRKDCQLFSYACIDHAFSRNDLYQRSLDLHSQMMNQLVHVTRVNRALEKQMDFKTKRVKELETALDIKDACDAFVRDDVSNAATQTEEATEDMHEDDDHNITGQVNPPEVLARRSKRPKTNSSMEVTLS from the exons atg aacatggacAAATCACCGAGCAAATTCTCttctgataaagaccctctaatcatctccatacgcaaagattgccaacttttttcc tatgcatgcattgatcatgctttcagtcgcaacgacttataccagcgcagccttgatcttcattcccaaatgatgaaccaactagtccatgtgactcgagtcaatcgagcacttgaaaaacagatggacttcaaaaccaagcgtGTGAAAGAACTcgagactgcattggatataaaggatgcatgtgatgcatttgtccgtgatg atgtatcaaatgctgccacacagacagaagaagccactgaggacatgcacgaagacgatgatcacaatataacaggacaggttaacccccctgaagttttagcccgcaggtcaaagcgtcctaaaactaattcatccatggaggttacattatcctaa